One Deltaproteobacteria bacterium genomic region harbors:
- a CDS encoding MBL fold metallo-hydrolase has translation MKITFLGATGTVTGSKYLINASGFKCLVDCGLFQGQKELRLRNWSDFPINPKEIDAVVLTHAHIDHSGYLPVLTRHGFKGPIYSTTGTHDLCKILLPDAGKLQEEEARYADRKGYSKHKPALPLFTLEDAQDVLKQFKSVEFNREINLSKELQLTFSPSGHILGSAFVTLKSQNTSVVFSGDLGRPNDLLMKPPALVSHADYLLVESTYGDRTHPVQDPVDQLAEVINRTVKRNGVVIIPAFSVGRSQSFLYAIHLLKSQKRIEDTPVFLNSPMSINTMGVYCDHQQEHKLNPKECEAMCDVAKYVRTPEESKILNTKPGPMIIISASGMATGGRVLHHLKKFAPDARNTILLAGYQAAGTRGEALFRGAKTLKIHGEQVVVNAEVACINGFSAHADQSEIMDWLKHFSNKPKMTFITHGEPTSAQGLEEKIRNDLRWATRIPEYLEEVELT, from the coding sequence ATGAAAATTACTTTCCTCGGTGCGACTGGCACCGTGACGGGTTCTAAATATTTAATTAATGCTAGCGGCTTTAAGTGCCTGGTTGATTGTGGACTGTTTCAAGGACAGAAGGAACTAAGGCTTAGAAATTGGTCTGATTTTCCAATTAACCCAAAAGAAATTGACGCTGTGGTTTTAACCCATGCTCATATTGATCATTCAGGCTACTTGCCTGTGCTTACAAGGCATGGGTTTAAGGGTCCAATTTATTCAACTACTGGGACACATGACCTATGTAAGATTCTTCTGCCTGACGCTGGAAAGCTTCAGGAAGAAGAGGCCCGCTATGCCGATCGAAAAGGCTATTCAAAACATAAACCAGCCCTACCTCTTTTTACTCTGGAAGACGCGCAAGACGTTCTAAAGCAATTCAAGAGTGTAGAATTTAATCGTGAAATTAATCTTTCGAAGGAATTACAACTTACGTTTTCGCCATCAGGTCATATTTTAGGTTCCGCATTTGTCACTTTGAAATCTCAAAATACTTCCGTGGTATTCTCCGGCGATTTAGGTCGTCCAAATGATCTTTTAATGAAGCCGCCAGCGCTTGTAAGCCATGCGGACTACTTGTTAGTTGAATCTACATATGGGGATCGAACGCACCCAGTGCAGGACCCAGTAGATCAATTGGCGGAAGTCATCAACCGAACGGTAAAAAGAAACGGAGTTGTTATCATTCCGGCCTTCTCAGTGGGCCGGTCCCAATCCTTTCTCTATGCCATTCACCTTTTAAAATCACAAAAAAGAATTGAAGACACGCCTGTTTTTCTCAATAGCCCCATGTCGATCAATACCATGGGCGTCTACTGCGATCATCAACAAGAGCACAAATTAAACCCTAAAGAATGTGAAGCAATGTGCGATGTCGCGAAATATGTCAGAACCCCTGAGGAGTCAAAAATACTGAACACCAAGCCTGGGCCCATGATTATCATCTCTGCCAGTGGGATGGCGACAGGAGGTCGCGTGCTACATCATTTGAAGAAGTTTGCTCCTGATGCGCGAAATACAATTTTACTTGCCGGTTATCAAGCCGCTGGCACGCGCGGCGAAGCACTCTTTCGAGGGGCCAAAACCCTTAAAATCCACGGTGAGCAAGTCGTGGTGAACGCAGAAGTAGCTTGCATCAATGGATTCTCGGCCCATGCTGATCAGTCAGAGATTATGGATTGGCTAAAACACTTTTCGAATAAGCCCAAAATGACTTTCATTACCCATGGAGAGCCTACTTCGGCTCAGGGGCTAGAAGAAAAAATTAGAAATGATCTAAGATGGGCCACTCGAATTCCAGAATATTTGGAAGAGGTGGAGCTTACATGA
- a CDS encoding ATP-binding protein, with product MITCDTSIHTCACQRENHDCKRVVLTGGPGAGKTAVLEIARKNFCEHIAILPEAASIIFGGGFLRHDTLSAKKAAQRAIFSVQKELERLVDEEKKSAIMLCDRGTLDGLAYWPDDEALYWKELGTTKAAELASYAAVIHLRTPQLEQGYNHQNPVRIESAIQASEIDEKIAQAWSGHPRRFFVESNSEFLEKVAQTIALIKQELPECCKGHSIQELKKNRV from the coding sequence ATGATCACTTGCGATACTTCGATTCATACATGCGCATGTCAGAGGGAAAACCACGACTGCAAAAGAGTTGTTCTTACCGGCGGCCCTGGGGCAGGGAAAACCGCTGTTCTGGAAATTGCTCGAAAGAACTTTTGTGAGCACATCGCCATTTTGCCGGAGGCTGCAAGCATCATCTTCGGCGGCGGATTCTTGAGACATGACACTCTTTCCGCAAAAAAAGCAGCGCAAAGAGCAATTTTCTCTGTGCAAAAGGAGCTTGAACGTCTGGTAGATGAGGAAAAGAAATCAGCCATTATGCTTTGTGATCGAGGAACATTGGATGGTCTCGCCTACTGGCCTGATGATGAAGCTCTTTACTGGAAAGAGCTTGGCACGACAAAGGCCGCCGAATTAGCCAGCTATGCCGCCGTTATTCACCTGCGGACCCCTCAACTAGAGCAAGGCTACAATCATCAAAATCCTGTTAGAATTGAATCCGCCATTCAAGCTTCTGAAATTGACGAGAAAATCGCCCAGGCTTGGAGTGGGCATCCGCGAAGATTTTTTGTTGAAAGCAATAGCGAGTTTTTGGAAAAGGTCGCTCAGACCATCGCCCTTATCAAACAAGAGCTTCCCGAATGCTGTAAGGGCCACAGCATTCAGGAGTTGAAAAAGAATAGAGTGTAA
- a CDS encoding polyphosphate kinase — MSKPISLRSILKDKKSFNIGNGTVSKKEIEKLQLKMLRIQQGIWHKKARVIIVFEGFDAAGKGGAIRKLTEMLDPRGFKVHPIGPPTAEEQGKHWLYRFWSLLPSPGTIAIFDRSWYGRVLVERVEELTDKAHWKRAYSEINQFEEMLRNDGIDIVKIFLAITKDEQLVRFEERLSDPYKQWKLSADDIKARKKWNCYVEAVEEIFRKNHSETCPWNIIPAAHKQYARKETLRIVTSELKTREAWMEKHATKLGKRSLSAALNQLGKKRKDMCS; from the coding sequence ATGTCTAAACCAATTTCACTTCGCAGTATTTTAAAAGATAAAAAAAGCTTCAATATTGGGAACGGAACAGTCTCTAAGAAGGAAATTGAAAAACTTCAGTTGAAAATGCTTCGAATCCAACAGGGAATTTGGCACAAAAAAGCTCGTGTAATTATCGTGTTTGAAGGATTCGACGCCGCCGGAAAGGGTGGCGCAATCCGAAAGCTCACAGAAATGTTAGACCCTAGAGGTTTCAAAGTTCATCCCATTGGCCCTCCGACCGCCGAGGAACAAGGCAAACATTGGCTTTACCGCTTTTGGTCTCTTCTTCCCTCTCCCGGAACCATCGCTATTTTTGACCGTAGTTGGTATGGCCGAGTACTAGTTGAGAGAGTGGAAGAGCTTACCGACAAAGCACACTGGAAAAGAGCATATAGTGAAATTAATCAATTTGAGGAGATGCTTAGAAATGACGGCATCGACATTGTTAAAATATTTTTAGCGATTACTAAGGATGAACAGCTCGTCCGATTTGAAGAGCGATTAAGCGACCCATATAAACAGTGGAAGCTTTCGGCAGACGACATTAAGGCTAGGAAAAAATGGAACTGTTATGTGGAGGCGGTTGAAGAAATCTTTCGGAAGAATCACTCGGAAACCTGTCCCTGGAATATCATTCCAGCTGCTCATAAACAGTATGCCAGAAAAGAAACTCTTAGAATAGTTACATCTGAGTTAAAGACGCGTGAAGCGTGGATGGAGAAACACGCCACAAAACTCGGCAAGAGAAGTCTAAGCGCTGCTCTGAATCAGCTTGGTAAGAAAAGGAAGGATATGTGCAGCTGA
- a CDS encoding MgtC/SapB family protein, with protein sequence MQLTIADIHPFHQLLISLVLGLLVGLQRQWAESPLGGIRTFSLIALLGTACALLADQYGEWPIALGFLGTIAAMVVGHISWRNQTTSKDHSGLVTEFAMLLMFATGVLVRIGPLWLSAALAGALAVILQAKIELHGLAARFTEKEIKAVMQFVLISLVVLPIVPNQSYGPLEVLNPHNIWLMVTLIVAISLAGYIIYKFLGEKAGVLLGGILGGVISSTATTMTYARRSKEADSTTPQNALLILIAWTVLYVRVFLEIMVAAPQFQDAFAPIGIMFLVSVLSAAWLWRRSDRNHRGMPQQNNPTELRTALLFGLLYSGILLAAAFSKEFFGNKGLTVVAVLSGVTDVDAFTLSTARLVETGKLLSKDGWSVIVAAIMSNIFFKGVLAGTLGGKRLFKTIFFSWASTLSVGLILIWVL encoded by the coding sequence GTGCAGCTGACCATTGCCGATATCCATCCATTTCACCAGCTCCTCATTTCTTTGGTCTTGGGTTTACTCGTAGGACTGCAAAGGCAATGGGCTGAATCTCCTCTAGGCGGGATTCGTACTTTTTCTCTGATCGCGCTATTAGGTACTGCCTGTGCGTTGTTGGCCGATCAATACGGAGAATGGCCAATAGCTTTAGGTTTTTTAGGCACCATTGCCGCTATGGTCGTTGGCCATATCTCCTGGCGAAATCAGACAACTTCAAAAGATCACTCTGGGCTTGTCACTGAATTTGCCATGCTTCTTATGTTCGCAACAGGAGTACTTGTGCGCATTGGGCCGCTTTGGCTGTCAGCCGCGTTAGCCGGCGCACTTGCTGTAATTCTCCAGGCCAAAATCGAACTTCATGGCCTCGCCGCTCGCTTTACGGAAAAAGAGATCAAAGCGGTTATGCAGTTTGTACTTATCTCTCTGGTTGTTTTGCCAATTGTTCCGAATCAAAGCTATGGCCCTTTGGAAGTTTTGAATCCTCACAATATTTGGCTGATGGTGACTCTCATCGTTGCAATAAGTCTCGCGGGCTACATCATCTACAAATTCCTTGGAGAAAAGGCGGGAGTGTTGCTTGGAGGAATTTTAGGTGGAGTGATTTCTAGCACAGCCACAACAATGACCTATGCTCGGAGGTCGAAGGAGGCAGATTCGACAACCCCTCAAAATGCTCTCCTTATTTTAATCGCTTGGACAGTGCTTTATGTAAGAGTGTTTTTAGAAATCATGGTGGCGGCACCCCAGTTTCAAGACGCATTCGCTCCAATAGGGATCATGTTTTTAGTTTCTGTCTTGTCAGCAGCGTGGCTTTGGAGAAGATCAGATAGAAATCACAGAGGAATGCCGCAACAAAACAATCCAACTGAGTTAAGAACGGCACTGCTATTTGGATTGCTATATTCCGGAATTCTGTTAGCTGCTGCCTTTTCAAAGGAATTTTTTGGAAACAAGGGACTCACGGTTGTCGCGGTCTTATCTGGAGTTACAGATGTGGACGCATTCACTCTCTCGACGGCTCGTCTTGTAGAAACAGGAAAACTCCTATCCAAAGACGGCTGGTCCGTCATTGTTGCAGCCATTATGTCGAATATATTTTTTAAAGGAGTGCTCGCAGGGACGTTAGGGGGAAAGCGCTTATTTAAAACTATCTTCTTTTCATGGGCTTCCACGCTCTCCGTCGGGCTCATTTTGATTTGGGTCTTGTAG
- a CDS encoding 1-phosphofructokinase family hexose kinase, with amino-acid sequence MITPNPALDIGGTVDRLIADEKNYVLNETRSAGGNGINAARIAHCLGAKVTALGFLGGPTGSEIEKLLDGQKVTHNFVRTIGNTRINLTISNNETHSQTRLSFPGPEIERTEFRKLQQLCNGINPSSIVLIGGSLPKGIGPQDIELLVEKVKKRGHFFIVDMPGPHLRSIISCRPFLIKPNLSEFQELIGKNVRSIRTVLPFARELSKSISLVCVSSVEGGALLVTKNKAWFGKIPKVKVRSTVGAGDSMVGAMAAALESYKIQKMNKESIDWFLEANGSELLRWGLAASCATLVKQGMVLGDRKSILKYRPMIEIKEINEYKNRKSNGKK; translated from the coding sequence ATGATTACGCCTAATCCAGCACTAGACATCGGAGGAACAGTTGATCGACTGATCGCTGACGAGAAGAACTATGTTTTAAATGAAACCCGTTCTGCGGGCGGTAACGGAATTAATGCTGCTCGAATTGCTCATTGCCTAGGAGCAAAAGTTACAGCTTTAGGTTTTTTAGGGGGGCCGACTGGAAGCGAAATTGAAAAGCTGCTGGATGGACAAAAAGTAACCCACAACTTCGTGCGCACAATTGGAAACACCCGCATTAATCTGACGATTTCCAACAATGAAACTCATTCTCAGACTCGCCTTAGCTTTCCAGGGCCCGAGATCGAGCGTACTGAGTTCAGAAAGCTACAGCAACTGTGCAATGGCATTAACCCATCGTCCATCGTGCTCATTGGGGGAAGTCTTCCCAAAGGCATTGGCCCACAAGACATTGAATTGCTTGTTGAGAAGGTAAAGAAGAGGGGGCACTTTTTTATCGTTGATATGCCGGGTCCTCATCTCAGATCTATCATTTCATGTCGGCCCTTTTTAATTAAGCCTAATTTGAGTGAATTTCAGGAATTGATTGGCAAAAACGTTCGATCCATTCGGACGGTCTTACCTTTTGCTAGAGAGCTGTCCAAATCGATTTCTTTAGTATGTGTATCTTCTGTTGAGGGGGGCGCCCTTCTTGTCACAAAAAACAAGGCATGGTTTGGCAAGATTCCCAAAGTTAAAGTTAGGTCTACAGTGGGCGCCGGCGATTCGATGGTTGGAGCAATGGCCGCAGCCCTTGAAAGTTACAAGATCCAAAAGATGAATAAAGAGAGCATAGACTGGTTTTTGGAAGCAAATGGGTCAGAGCTCCTGCGATGGGGTCTTGCTGCGTCTTGTGCAACTTTAGTCAAACAAGGAATGGTCTTGGGCGATAGGAAGTCGATCCTTAAATACCGCCCAATGATCGAGATCAAAGAAATTAACGAATACAAAAATAGGAAAAGTAATGGAAAAAAATAA
- the ppsA gene encoding phosphoenolpyruvate synthase, with translation MEKNNSQFIKWFEEISIKDIPLVGGKNASLGEMFQALTPQGIQIPPGFAVTADAFSVLIAQNGISEKIYSLLSKLDTTETNELAKTGHEIRALIRSVGVPENIAREVRAAYDQLCLRSGMEELDVAVRSSATAEDLPDASFAGQQETFLNIRGSDDLLTACLNCFASLFTDRAISYRSTKGFEHSKVRLSICVQRMVRSDLAASGVIFTLDTESGARNVILVNSAYGLGENVVGGRVDPDEFFVLKPLLGNANSQKTVPILRRKVGAKQVKMVYSGHGSRTTRNIEVSRVDREKLSIPDGDVVKLAEWAFAIEQYYSKLNGRDTPMDIEWGKDGRTGDLFILQARPETVHSQVSGPQQSSFVLKERSKILVSGRAVGAKIGSGNVRIVNDVSELGHFKNGEVLVADMTDPDWEPIMKKASAIITNRGGRTCHAAIVSREHGVPCIVGTGIGTEVLKTDQAVTVSCAEGDEGFVYERKLSFIEEKVNWSSLAKPSTKIMVNLGNPSQALKTSLLPVDGVGLARIEFIISEYVKVHPMALAHLDEIGEPAIKEQIETLLGAHKNNPAQYFVEKLAEGVGLIAGAFYPRPVIVRLSDFKTNEYASLLGGKQFESSEENPMIGFRGASRYYDRRYRDGFALECRAIKHLRELVGLTNIMVMVPFCRSPGEGEKVLAEMKNQGLVRGEQGLEVYVMCELPSNVLRAEEFARIFDGFSIGSNDLTQMVLGVDRDSSVVSHLFDERDPAVLKMVHMAIDAAKKSGRPIGICGQAPSDFPEISQLLVNEGISSISVTPDSVIKTIHVVLAAEKARNESPNSPQVIRL, from the coding sequence ATGGAAAAAAATAATTCACAATTTATAAAGTGGTTTGAGGAGATTTCGATCAAAGACATTCCTCTGGTCGGAGGAAAAAATGCTTCCCTTGGAGAAATGTTTCAAGCATTAACTCCTCAGGGAATTCAAATTCCACCGGGCTTTGCCGTTACCGCTGACGCTTTTTCCGTATTGATTGCTCAAAACGGAATTTCAGAAAAAATTTATTCGCTTCTTTCAAAGCTCGATACAACTGAAACAAATGAGTTGGCAAAGACGGGTCATGAAATCAGAGCCCTGATTCGCAGTGTTGGAGTACCTGAGAATATCGCCCGCGAAGTCCGAGCGGCCTATGATCAGCTGTGCCTCCGATCAGGCATGGAAGAATTAGATGTCGCAGTGAGATCATCAGCAACGGCAGAGGATCTACCGGATGCTTCATTCGCAGGGCAGCAAGAAACATTTCTAAATATTCGTGGTTCTGACGATCTTCTGACCGCATGTCTCAATTGCTTTGCATCTCTTTTTACCGACCGAGCGATCAGCTATAGATCAACAAAAGGGTTTGAGCATTCTAAAGTCAGGCTATCTATTTGCGTTCAAAGGATGGTGCGATCGGACCTTGCGGCCTCAGGAGTTATCTTCACCTTAGATACCGAGTCCGGCGCTAGAAACGTAATTCTGGTCAATAGCGCATATGGTTTAGGAGAGAACGTTGTTGGAGGTCGCGTAGACCCGGATGAATTCTTTGTCCTTAAACCTCTTCTTGGAAACGCAAATTCCCAGAAAACTGTTCCGATCCTGAGAAGGAAGGTCGGCGCAAAACAAGTTAAGATGGTTTATTCAGGACATGGAAGTCGGACTACACGAAATATCGAGGTATCCCGCGTTGATCGGGAAAAGCTTTCGATTCCCGATGGTGATGTCGTCAAACTTGCGGAATGGGCCTTTGCTATCGAGCAATACTATTCCAAATTGAATGGTCGCGACACTCCAATGGATATTGAATGGGGAAAAGATGGGAGAACCGGCGATCTCTTTATTTTGCAGGCAAGACCAGAAACCGTTCACTCTCAAGTTTCGGGACCTCAACAAAGTTCTTTTGTTTTGAAGGAGAGATCAAAGATTTTAGTCTCTGGACGAGCGGTCGGCGCTAAAATTGGCTCCGGGAATGTTCGCATCGTTAATGATGTATCTGAGCTTGGTCACTTTAAAAACGGTGAAGTTTTAGTAGCAGACATGACTGATCCTGACTGGGAGCCAATCATGAAAAAGGCATCTGCGATTATAACCAATCGAGGCGGACGTACTTGTCATGCCGCAATCGTTAGCCGTGAACACGGTGTTCCCTGTATCGTTGGGACCGGCATCGGAACGGAAGTGCTCAAGACCGATCAAGCAGTAACAGTGTCCTGTGCTGAGGGAGATGAGGGATTTGTTTATGAGAGAAAACTTTCTTTTATCGAGGAAAAGGTAAATTGGTCATCTCTTGCTAAACCCAGCACTAAAATAATGGTTAACTTAGGAAACCCATCTCAGGCTCTGAAGACCTCTCTCTTGCCCGTGGATGGAGTAGGACTTGCGCGGATAGAATTCATCATCAGTGAGTACGTTAAAGTTCACCCTATGGCGTTGGCGCATCTAGATGAAATTGGCGAACCGGCCATTAAGGAACAGATCGAGACTTTACTCGGCGCTCACAAAAATAATCCTGCACAGTATTTTGTGGAGAAGCTTGCCGAAGGCGTTGGTCTTATTGCGGGTGCATTTTATCCAAGGCCCGTCATCGTTCGTCTTTCTGATTTCAAAACCAATGAGTACGCGAGTCTTTTAGGAGGCAAGCAGTTTGAGTCCTCAGAGGAAAATCCCATGATTGGATTTCGCGGGGCCTCTCGTTATTATGATCGCCGCTATCGTGATGGATTTGCACTAGAATGTCGTGCGATTAAACATCTTCGCGAGCTAGTGGGTTTGACTAATATTATGGTTATGGTTCCATTCTGTCGATCACCTGGAGAAGGTGAAAAGGTTTTGGCTGAAATGAAAAATCAAGGTCTCGTTCGTGGAGAACAAGGACTTGAGGTTTATGTTATGTGTGAACTGCCTTCGAACGTACTTCGTGCCGAAGAGTTTGCGCGTATATTCGATGGGTTTTCAATTGGCTCAAATGATCTTACCCAAATGGTTTTAGGTGTGGATCGGGATTCGTCTGTTGTCAGCCATCTTTTCGATGAGCGCGACCCCGCCGTATTAAAGATGGTTCATATGGCGATTGATGCCGCAAAAAAATCGGGCCGTCCAATTGGAATCTGCGGGCAGGCTCCAAGCGATTTCCCAGAAATTTCCCAACTTTTAGTTAACGAGGGAATTAGCTCCATCTCTGTCACGCCAGATAGCGTGATAAAGACTATCCATGTAGTTTTAGCGGCTGAAAAGGCTCGTAACGAGAGTCCCAATAGTCCGCAGGTAATACGTCTATGA
- a CDS encoding 2-hydroxyacid dehydrogenase, with translation MKVAFFDTHQFERKIFERENEKLGHSITFFETRLTEQTANLAAQYPCVCAFVNDRLDSRTLNSISANGTQLIALRSAGFNHVDMRVACDLGLHVVRVPEYSPHAVAEHAVALIMSLNRKIHRAYSRVREGNFSLDGLVGFDLYKKTVGVIGTGKIGAVFAKILAGFGCQVLANDRVQNSNLLKAGIEYVNLDELLRNSDIISLHVPLTPETRHIIDENALARTKAGVMLINTGRGALIDTRALIQSLKSGHIGYAGLDVYEEEEGVFFENLSDQILQDDQLARLLTFPNVLLTSHQAFLTKEALGNIAHTTLQNISDFEKGQQLKNEVCTSGMKMGDFRK, from the coding sequence ATGAAAGTTGCCTTTTTTGATACTCATCAGTTTGAACGAAAAATCTTTGAAAGAGAAAATGAAAAGCTTGGGCACAGTATCACCTTCTTTGAAACAAGACTTACTGAGCAAACCGCAAATTTAGCCGCCCAGTATCCTTGTGTGTGTGCTTTTGTGAATGATAGGCTCGACAGCCGAACACTTAATTCCATTTCGGCTAATGGCACTCAGTTGATCGCTCTACGGTCAGCAGGTTTTAATCATGTGGACATGAGGGTCGCCTGCGATCTTGGACTTCACGTCGTGCGAGTTCCCGAGTATTCACCTCATGCTGTCGCCGAGCATGCTGTTGCTTTGATAATGTCTTTGAATCGAAAGATTCATCGAGCCTACAGTCGGGTACGAGAGGGAAACTTTTCCTTAGATGGACTAGTCGGCTTTGATCTTTATAAAAAAACCGTGGGGGTAATCGGAACTGGAAAAATCGGGGCAGTTTTTGCCAAAATCTTAGCGGGCTTTGGGTGTCAGGTCCTTGCCAATGACCGAGTACAGAACTCGAATCTTCTGAAGGCAGGTATCGAATATGTGAATCTCGATGAGCTCCTAAGAAATTCTGATATTATTTCCCTGCATGTGCCTCTAACTCCAGAGACTCGTCATATTATTGATGAAAACGCACTCGCCCGCACGAAGGCAGGCGTCATGCTTATTAACACCGGTCGTGGAGCGCTGATTGATACACGGGCGCTTATTCAGTCTTTGAAATCAGGACATATTGGATATGCAGGACTTGATGTTTATGAGGAGGAAGAAGGTGTCTTTTTTGAGAACTTGTCAGATCAAATTCTTCAAGACGATCAACTGGCACGGCTACTTACATTTCCAAATGTACTTCTAACTTCGCACCAAGCTTTTTTAACAAAGGAAGCATTAGGAAATATTGCCCATACAACCCTTCAAAATATTTCTGATTTTGAAAAGGGACAGCAATTAAAAAATGAAGTTTGTACCAGCGGAATGAAGATGGGAGATTTTAGAAAATGA
- a CDS encoding DUF305 domain-containing protein has translation MHGKHSHHDGPDGKIQYYHLLIMVILSFISMYFLMYAMVDSFRNVYSSYNQVYMAGLMTAPMVFIELVLMKMMYQNKKLNALIAAVSVIALAGFFAAIRFQVGIGDKQFLRSMIPHHAGAVLMCEQSKISNEEIKALCGQIVQGQQKEIEQMKAILDRL, from the coding sequence ATGCACGGCAAGCACTCACATCACGACGGACCTGATGGAAAAATTCAATACTATCACCTTCTGATCATGGTCATCTTATCGTTTATTTCCATGTACTTCCTGATGTATGCGATGGTGGATAGTTTTCGAAATGTCTATTCCAGTTACAATCAAGTTTACATGGCAGGACTAATGACGGCGCCGATGGTTTTTATTGAACTCGTCTTGATGAAAATGATGTACCAGAACAAAAAATTAAACGCTCTAATAGCGGCAGTAAGTGTTATCGCATTGGCAGGATTTTTTGCGGCAATTCGATTTCAAGTTGGAATTGGTGATAAGCAGTTCTTGCGATCCATGATTCCTCACCACGCGGGCGCAGTTCTGATGTGTGAGCAATCGAAGATTTCAAACGAAGAAATAAAAGCCCTATGCGGCCAGATTGTACAAGGTCAGCAAAAGGAGATCGAACAGATGAAGGCGATCTTAGACCGGCTGTAA
- a CDS encoding cupredoxin domain-containing protein: MKNILIAGLLSSSSLIAGATNESSSQNIKVQVTERGFEPSEIKVKAGSHVVLQVTRTTDLTCATQIQIKELKIKKDLPLNKEIKVDLGLLKKGDIRFACGMNMVSAHVIAE, translated from the coding sequence ATGAAAAATATTTTGATCGCAGGTCTATTGTCTTCCTCATCCCTTATTGCGGGAGCTACCAATGAATCGAGTTCGCAAAATATAAAAGTTCAGGTGACTGAGCGCGGCTTCGAACCCTCTGAAATCAAGGTGAAGGCTGGGAGTCACGTTGTTCTACAAGTGACGAGAACCACTGATTTAACTTGCGCGACCCAGATTCAAATAAAGGAATTGAAGATCAAAAAGGATCTTCCCTTGAACAAAGAAATCAAAGTTGATCTTGGCCTTTTAAAGAAGGGTGACATTCGTTTTGCTTGCGGCATGAATATGGTTTCCGCTCATGTCATTGCCGAGTAG
- a CDS encoding heavy-metal-associated domain-containing protein, whose protein sequence is MKQLIITALFLINASLAVAGEELKVGVKGMVCAFCAQGIEKKFKAQPEVEKVEVSLENKFVKLIFKDGKRLPKEKIAEILKDAGYEANFDEKSAEATKEAAEKKK, encoded by the coding sequence ATGAAACAACTGATCATCACCGCGCTCTTTCTCATAAATGCGAGCCTAGCGGTTGCCGGCGAGGAACTTAAAGTTGGTGTTAAGGGAATGGTATGCGCTTTTTGCGCTCAAGGAATTGAGAAAAAATTTAAGGCTCAGCCAGAGGTGGAAAAAGTTGAAGTGAGTCTCGAAAATAAGTTCGTCAAGTTGATCTTCAAAGATGGCAAACGTCTTCCAAAAGAGAAGATCGCTGAAATTCTAAAAGACGCTGGATACGAAGCAAATTTTGACGAAAAATCCGCCGAGGCCACCAAAGAAGCTGCTGAGAAAAAGAAATGA
- a CDS encoding sigma-70 family RNA polymerase sigma factor — MSKDLKTKSDEELMESYQLGASAAFDILFQRHSGRVFGFLSKRLNQKKEAEDLLQEVFFKLHRSKHLFNATLPFSPWLFSITRSVLLDFAKKRNLEDPVAQEDLERIPSEEHHFGKNQEGDLGEKLGALPQTQRQAVSLRVYDEETFEEIALRLSTTPENARQLVSRGLKKLRQVLGRKEE; from the coding sequence ATGTCAAAAGACTTGAAAACAAAGTCAGACGAAGAACTTATGGAGAGTTATCAATTGGGTGCAAGTGCCGCCTTTGACATTTTATTTCAGAGACACTCTGGCCGGGTTTTCGGCTTTCTTTCGAAACGACTAAACCAGAAGAAAGAGGCTGAGGATTTACTTCAGGAAGTTTTCTTTAAGCTTCATCGGTCAAAGCATCTCTTCAACGCGACTCTTCCTTTTTCTCCGTGGCTGTTTTCAATCACTCGATCTGTCCTCTTAGATTTTGCTAAGAAAAGAAATTTGGAAGACCCCGTTGCTCAAGAGGATCTTGAAAGAATCCCTTCGGAAGAGCATCACTTTGGTAAAAATCAAGAAGGTGATCTGGGCGAAAAATTAGGGGCATTGCCGCAAACGCAAAGGCAGGCAGTTAGTCTTAGAGTTTATGACGAAGAAACATTCGAGGAGATTGCTCTACGCCTGTCCACCACTCCTGAAAACGCAAGACAACTTGTCAGCCGCGGCCTAAAGAAACTTCGACAAGTTTTGGGAAGAAAGGAAGAGTAG